The Argentina anserina chromosome 3, drPotAnse1.1, whole genome shotgun sequence genome includes a region encoding these proteins:
- the LOC126785791 gene encoding pentatricopeptide repeat-containing protein At4g21170 isoform X2: MLPLLLHKAYSTTSSTSLTWRTQLKQAHLASQISSILLQRRNWVPLLQNLNLPKLNPPLFLQILHKTQQNPQLSLDFFNWAKFHLRFEPDLKSHCQIIQLSLGSGLTRPVKPILDTLIQTHHVSKVVQSMVQVTVLACNALLNTMRLENETRLGWGFYGAMIRNGIISNQFTWSLVAQFLCKDGKFERIVKLLDSGVCDSMFYSLLVDGYSKSGNFEAAFCYLDKMSVGKLDPGFSTYSSVLDGACKHGNVEVVERVMRIMLEKKLLSKSPVTDYNSIVKKLCDLNKIYAAEMFFKKACEEKIELQIATYGCMLQSLTTEMRIVEAIWVYRLICERGIVVDDNSYNAFANVLCKKVQFEEGFELLMDVIRRGFSPCASELSGFISFLCGRRRWREAEDVLNSVLDKGLLPDLTSCSSLVRHYCSTRRINSATALHSKMEKLNGSLDATTYNVLLGGLFAARRVEEAVRVFDYMRSRNLMSSESFTIMIRGLCQVKELRKAMKIHDEMLKLGLKPPVATYRRLIHGFRP, translated from the exons atgcttcctcttcttctccacaaAGCTTATTCCACAACTTCCAGTACTTCTCTAACTTGGAGAACCCAACTCAAACAAGCTCACTTAGCCTCCCAAATATCTTCGATCCTCTTACAGAGACGCAACTGGGTTCCACTCCTCCAAAACCTCAACCTCCCCAAACTAAACCCTCCTCTCTTTCTCCAAATCCTCCACAAAACCCAGCAAAACCCGCAACTCTCTTTGGATTTCTTCAACTGGGCCAAGTTCCATTTACGTTTCGAACCAGACCTCAAGTCCCACTGCCAAATCATCCAGCTCTCACTCGGGTCTGGCCTCACCCGACCCGTCAAACCCATCTTGGATACACTAATCCAGACACATCATGTTTCCAAGGTTGTACAGTCCATGGTTCAGGTTACAG TTTTAGCCTGCAATGCATTGCTTAATACAATGAGGCTAGAAAATGAGACTAGATTGGGTTGGGGTTTCTATGGGGCTATGATCAGAAATGGGATTATATCAAACCAGTTTACATGGTCTCTGGTTGCTCAATTTCTTTGTAAAGATGGGAAATTTGAAAGAATAGTTAAGCTTTTGGATTCTggtgtttgtgattctatgttTTATAGTCTTCTTGTGGATGGTTATAGCAAAAGTGGGAATTTTGAAGCTGCATTTTGCTACTTGGATAAAATGAGTGTTGGGAAATTGGACCCTGGTTTTAGTACTTATAGTTCTGTTCTCGATGGAGCATGTAAACATGGGAATGTGGAAGTGGTTGAAAGAGTAATGCGGATTATGCTAGAGAAGAAGTTGCTTTCGAAGAGTCCTGTAACGGATTATAATTCGATTGTTAAAAAGCTTTGTGATTTGAACAAAATTTATGCAGCCGAAATGTTTTTTAAGAAAGCATGTGAGGAGAAAATTGAACTGCAAATTGCTACTTATGGATGTATGCTGCAGTCACTGACTACAGAAATGAGAATAGTGGAAGCTATTTGGGTGTATCGGCTGATTTGTGAGAGGGGTATTGTGGTGGACGATAATAGTTATAATGCATTTGCTAATGTTCTTTGCAAGAAAGTGCAATTTGAGGAGGGTTTCGAGTTGTTAATGGATGTTATAAGAAGAGGGTTTAGTCCCTGTGCATCAGAGTTGTCTGGATTTATATCATTTCTTTGCGGCAGGCGTAGATGGAGAGAAGCAGAAGATGTGTTGAACTCAGTTCTAGACAAAGGACTACTACCGGATCTGACTTCTTGTTCCTCACTAGTACGGCATTACTGCTCCACAAGACGGATTAATTCAGCTACGGCACTGCACAGTAAGATGGAAAAGCTGAACGGCAGTTTGGATGCGACAACTTACAATGTACTTCTTGGCGGGCTTTTTGCAGCAAGGAGAGTTGAAGAAGCAGTGAGAGTGTTCGATTACATGAGAAGCCGCAACTTGATGAGCAGTGAAAGCTTTACGATCATGATTCGTGGGCTTTGTCAAGTAAAGGAGCTGCGAAAGGCCATGAAAATTCATGATGAGATGTTAAAGCTGGGACTTAAGCCCCCTGTAGCCACTTATAGAAGGCTGATACATGGATTCAGGCCTTGA
- the LOC126785789 gene encoding COBRA-like protein 10, whose protein sequence is MKRDWRVLTPMFVLFVIEFSKFTIAQDYGGGDDSTPPAPPPAQDNCNGIFVSYDFISRHKIYPLLKNAEKQAWAFNSTATIINTGAYELKAWKIYVGFQHKELLVAANGAVLVNGEDFPAEVGTNGTYFSGAQQTDLKTSISTGGDYTQIQATIQLSGTQFGVKPSVTPMPKTIRLVNDGFKCPSPTKKKTSMTVCCVRNPKSKVTTKAIKYLPRQKGDLSLSYDVVQAYGNNYQAQVTIESTSALGHLDHWNISWEWMRGEFIQTMKGAYTHKMDYLPCIYGPPGQYYQQMDFSKVMNCEKNPTIADLPRERSNDSEVGRIPYCCRNGSLLSPVMNATEAKSVFQMQVFKLPPDLERTTLYPPEKWKVSGVLSAEYKCGQPIRVDSSEFPDPSGLQASTLAIASWQVICNITKPESKKNKCCVSYSSYYNESIIPCNTCACGCTNTKKCNPSARAMFLPPEALLVPFKNRSALAAAWAKIKHFHVPKPQPCGDNCGVSINWHVSSDYSDGWTARITLFNWMPINFEDWFTAVQMKKGGGRGFENAYSMNGTKLPDMNNLIFLQGLKGLNFLVMQTNGTKPNSPKVPGKQQSVISFKKAQTPGIQVAKGDGFPAKVYFNGEECALPSTIPSYGNRKHVNLIVLIILSLLTFAM, encoded by the exons ATGAAAAGAGATTGGAGGGTTCTAACACCCATGTTCGTTTTGTTTGTTATTGAATTCTCTAAATTTACCATAGCTCAAGAttatggtggtggtgatgattCAACACCACCTGCACCACCCCCTGCACAAGACAACTGCAATGGGATCTTTGTATCCTACGACTTCATTTCACGACACAAAATATATCCACTCCTCAAGAATGCAGAGAAACAAGCATGGGCTTTCAATTCTACGGCAACCATAATCAACACCGGCGCTTACGAACTCAAAGCATGGAAGATATATGTAGGTTTTCAACACAAAGAACTTCTAGTTGCTGCAAATGGAGCGGTTCTTGTGAACGGTGAGGATTTCCCGGCTGAGGTTGGAACTAATGGGACTTACTTTTCTGGTGCTCAACAAACAGATTTGAAAACATCCATAAGCACAGGCGGAGATTATACACAAATTCAAGCAACGATTCAATTAAGTGGCACTCAGTTTGGGGTTAAACCATCTGTGACCCCAATGCCTAAAACAATACGCCTTGTTAACGATGGATTCAAGTGCCCCTCACCAACCAAAAAAA AGACATCAATGACTGTATGTTGCGTTAGGAATCCGAAAAGCAAGGTCACAACCAAAGCGATCAAGTACTTGCCTCGCCAAAAGGGTGATCTATCACTTTCTTATGATGTAGTTCAAGCATATGGGAACAACTATCAAGCTCAGGTGACAATCGAGAGTACTAGCGCTTTGGGACATTTGGATCATTGGAACATAAGCTGGGAATGGATGAGAGGAGAATTCATTCAAACTATGAAAGGAGCTTATACACATAAAATGGATTATTTGCCTTGTATTTATGGTCCTCCTGGACAATACTACCAACAAATGGACTTTTCGAAGGTTATGAACTGTGAAAAGAATCCCACAATTGCTGATCTTCCTAGGGAGAGATCAAACGACAGTGAAGTTGGAAGAATACCTTATTGTTGTAGAAATGGTAGTCTCTTGTCTCCAGTAATGAACGCAACTGAAGCCAAGTCTGTTTTCCAAATGCAAGTGTTCAAGCTACCTCCTGACTTGGAACGAACGACATTGTACCCTCCCGAAAAATGGAAGGTTTCTGGGGTGCTTAGTGCTGAATACAAATGCGGGCAACCTATCAGGGTCGATTCTTCTGAATTTCCAGATCCAAGTGGTCTTCAAGCTTCAACATTAGCAATTGCAAGCTGGCAAGTGATCTGCAACATTACAAAGCCAGAAAGTAAGAAAAATAAGTGTtgtgtttcttactcttcttaCTATAATGAATCTATCATACCCTGCAACACATGTGCCTGTGGTTGCACTAATACTAAGAAATGCAACCCTTCTGCCCGAGCCATGTTTCTACCTCCTGAAGCTCTTCTTGTACCGTTCAAGAATAGATCGGCGCTTGCGGCAGCGTGGGCGAAAATCAAACATTTTCATGTGCCAAAGCCACAACCTTGTGGTGACAATTGTGGAGTTAGCATCAATTGGCATGTATCATCAGATTACAGTGATGGATGGACAGCTAGAATCACATTGTTCAATTGGATGCCAATCAATTTCGAAGATTGGTTCACCGCAGTGCAAATGAAAAAGGGTGGTGGACGTGGCTTTGAAAATGCCTACTCCATGAATGGAACCAAACTGCCTGATATGAATAATCTCATCTTCCTCCAAGGCTTGAAGGGTCTAAACTTCTTGGTGATGCAGACAAATGGAACAAAACCTAATAGTCCCAAGGTTCCTGGAAAGCAACAATCTGTGATTTCCTTTAAAAAGGCTCAGACTCCGGGCATACAAGTAGCCAAAGGGGATGGCTTTCCTGCAAAAGTGTATTTCAATGGGGAAGAATGTGCGCTTCCTTCAACAATCCCATCATATGGAAACCGGAAACATGtaaatttgatagttttaaTTATTCTTTCACTTCTGACTTTTGCGATGTAA
- the LOC126785796 gene encoding probable xyloglucan endotransglucosylase/hydrolase protein 8, which produces MERRASSPMAAGLLYIAVFMAAAYCSSAAPSTSFEDNFEIMWSEEHFKTSADGEIWYLSLDNNTGCGFQTKQSYRFGWFSMKLKLVGGDSAGVVTAYYMCTENGAGPTRDELDFEFLGNRTGQPYLIQTNVYKNGTGNREMRHSLWFDPTEDYHTYSILWNNHQILFFVDKVPIRVFKNNGEANNFFPNEKPMYLFSSIWNADEWATRGGLEKTDWKKSPFVSSYKDFNVDACQWEDPYPKCVSTTTESWWDQYDAWHLSDSQKKDFAWVQRNLVIYDYCQDSERFPTLPVECSLSPWE; this is translated from the exons ATGGAAAGAAGAGCATCTTCTCCGATGGCAGCTGGTCTTCTTTACATTGCAGTTTTCATGGCTGCAGCTTATTGTTCTTCAGCCGCACCATCAACTTCTTTCGAAGACAATTTCGAGATAATGTGGTCTGAAGAGCATTTCAAAACCTCTGCAGATGGGGAGATCTGGTACCTCTCGCTCGACAACAATACAG GTTGCGGCTTCCAAACGAAGCAGAGTTACAGATTTGGTTGGTTCAGCATGAAGCTCAAGTTGGTTGGTGGTGACTCTGCTGGTGTAGTGACAGCTTATTAT ATGTGTACAGAAAATGGAGCAGGGCCAACAAGAGATGAGCTCGATTTTGAGTTCTTGGGGAATAGGACTGGGCAGCCATATTTGATTCAGACAAATGTTTACAAGAATGGAACTGGGAACCGTGAGATGAGGCATAGCCTTTGGTTTGACCCTACTGAGGATTATCATACCTATTCAATTCTTTGGAACAATCATCAGATTCT TTTTTTTGTGGACAAAGTTCCTATAAGGGTGTTTAAGAACAATGGTGAAGCAAACAACTTCTTCCCCAACGAGAAGCCCATGTATTTGTTCTCGAGCATATGGAACGCCGATGAATGGGCGACGAGAGGTGGACTTGAGAAGACAGACTGGAAAAAATCACCATTTGTATCTTCCTACAAGGACTTCAATGTTGATGCGTGCCAGTGGGAAGATCCATACCCCAAATGTGTGTCCACTACAACAGAGAGCTGGTGGGATCAATATGATGCTTGGCACCTTTCAGATTCTCAGAAGAAGGACTTTGCTTGGGTGCAAAGAAACCTTGTTATTTATGATTATTGCCAGGATTCGGAGAGGTTCCCAACATTGCCAGTTGAGTGTTCATTGAGTCCATGGGAATGA
- the LOC126789504 gene encoding uncharacterized protein LOC126789504 produces the protein MAFQRGLRGWKLCAIVTGILLIIIVVVLVVLFLTVLKLKEPDVVARPINLESYDVVFFPAIRFNVSVGLLITVKNRNYGSFKYGNSTAHIFYRGKLIAEARFKDGTIPSHKKFNIRTSMDILADRLLLDSDFLKDLTIVGVVNFTSHTVVHGKGSLLHIFHKKGHSYTDCNISIVVGSQSLDSACTTVFKLG, from the coding sequence ATGGCTTTTCAGAGAGGGCTGAGAGGCTGGAAGCTATGTGCTATTGTTACTGGCAttctcctcatcatcatcgtgGTAGTTTTGGTTGTTTTATTCCTCACGGTTTTGAAGCTCAAAGAACCTGACGTTGTGGCGAGGCCGATTAACCTCGAAAGCTATGACGTGGTGTTCTTTCCGGCGATAAGGTTTAATGTATCCGTTGGACTTTTGATCACAGTGAAAAATCGAAATTACGGAAGCTTCAAGTATGGCAATAGCACAGCTCATATCTTCTATCGTGGCAAACTCATCGCTGAGGCTCGGTTCAAAGATGGTACGATTCCATCTCATAAGAAGTTTAACATAAGAACTTCTATGGATATATTAGCAGACAGATTACTACTTGATTCAGACTTCCTCAAAGATTTGACGATAGTTGGAGTTGTGAATTTTACTTCACACACCGTAGTCCATGGGAAGGGGAGTCTGTTGCACATCTTTCATAAGAAGGGTCATAGTTATACCGATTGTAACATCTCTATCGTTGTTGGATCCCAAAGTCTTGATTCTGCTTGCACAACCGTGTTCAAGTTAGGGTAA
- the LOC126785803 gene encoding CRIB domain-containing protein RIC10-like, translated as MAKIFRYISQIFVVKEREMEIGFPTDVKHVAHIGWDGPSDSAPSWMNEFKNPPDFSTLGRNNTDDRRDSSSSMAASPWACQDFEHSMRQPSTNLIDLPPNDLANAPKKSKRKKVKSSSSSSSSSRSSRPTKAPKATYTQMEPTPNLLI; from the exons ATGGCCAAGATTTTCAGATACATCTCTCAGATATTTG ttGTGAAGGAGCGTGAAATGGAAATTGGGTTCCCAACAGATGTGAAACATGTAGCTCACATTGGGTGGGATGGTCCGTCTGATAGTGCACCGAGCTGG ATGAATGAATTCAAAAATCCACCTGATTTCTCAACACTGGGTCGCAATAACACCGATGATCGAAGGGACTCCTCCAGCAGCATGGCTGCCTCCCCTTGGGCCTGTCAAG ATTTTGAGCATTCCATGCGCCAGCCATCAACCAACTTGATAGATCTTCCTCCTAATGATCTTGCAAATGCTCCCAAGAAATCAAAGCGGAAAAAGGTCAAGTCTTCGTCTTCGTCTTCCTCATCTTCAAGATCGTCGCGACCGACGAAGGCGCCGAAGGCTACATATACACAAATGGAACCTACACCAAACCTGCTAATATAG
- the LOC126785791 gene encoding pentatricopeptide repeat-containing protein At4g21170 isoform X1, with protein sequence MLPLLLHKAYSTTSSTSLTWRTQLKQAHLASQISSILLQRRNWVPLLQNLNLPKLNPPLFLQILHKTQQNPQLSLDFFNWAKFHLRFEPDLKSHCQIIQLSLGSGLTRPVKPILDTLIQTHHVSKVVQSMVQVTGTDSLSNVLSFVLGCYAKKGLVKECLEVYREMSVLGCVPTVLACNALLNTMRLENETRLGWGFYGAMIRNGIISNQFTWSLVAQFLCKDGKFERIVKLLDSGVCDSMFYSLLVDGYSKSGNFEAAFCYLDKMSVGKLDPGFSTYSSVLDGACKHGNVEVVERVMRIMLEKKLLSKSPVTDYNSIVKKLCDLNKIYAAEMFFKKACEEKIELQIATYGCMLQSLTTEMRIVEAIWVYRLICERGIVVDDNSYNAFANVLCKKVQFEEGFELLMDVIRRGFSPCASELSGFISFLCGRRRWREAEDVLNSVLDKGLLPDLTSCSSLVRHYCSTRRINSATALHSKMEKLNGSLDATTYNVLLGGLFAARRVEEAVRVFDYMRSRNLMSSESFTIMIRGLCQVKELRKAMKIHDEMLKLGLKPPVATYRRLIHGFRP encoded by the coding sequence atgcttcctcttcttctccacaaAGCTTATTCCACAACTTCCAGTACTTCTCTAACTTGGAGAACCCAACTCAAACAAGCTCACTTAGCCTCCCAAATATCTTCGATCCTCTTACAGAGACGCAACTGGGTTCCACTCCTCCAAAACCTCAACCTCCCCAAACTAAACCCTCCTCTCTTTCTCCAAATCCTCCACAAAACCCAGCAAAACCCGCAACTCTCTTTGGATTTCTTCAACTGGGCCAAGTTCCATTTACGTTTCGAACCAGACCTCAAGTCCCACTGCCAAATCATCCAGCTCTCACTCGGGTCTGGCCTCACCCGACCCGTCAAACCCATCTTGGATACACTAATCCAGACACATCATGTTTCCAAGGTTGTACAGTCCATGGTTCAGGTTACAGGTACAGATTCTCTATCCAATGTGTTAAGTTTTGTGCTTGGTTGCTATGCAAAAAAGGGTTTGGTTAAAGAATGCTTAGAAGTTTATAGAGAAATGAGTGTTCTTGGTTGTGTGCCTACAGTTTTAGCCTGCAATGCATTGCTTAATACAATGAGGCTAGAAAATGAGACTAGATTGGGTTGGGGTTTCTATGGGGCTATGATCAGAAATGGGATTATATCAAACCAGTTTACATGGTCTCTGGTTGCTCAATTTCTTTGTAAAGATGGGAAATTTGAAAGAATAGTTAAGCTTTTGGATTCTggtgtttgtgattctatgttTTATAGTCTTCTTGTGGATGGTTATAGCAAAAGTGGGAATTTTGAAGCTGCATTTTGCTACTTGGATAAAATGAGTGTTGGGAAATTGGACCCTGGTTTTAGTACTTATAGTTCTGTTCTCGATGGAGCATGTAAACATGGGAATGTGGAAGTGGTTGAAAGAGTAATGCGGATTATGCTAGAGAAGAAGTTGCTTTCGAAGAGTCCTGTAACGGATTATAATTCGATTGTTAAAAAGCTTTGTGATTTGAACAAAATTTATGCAGCCGAAATGTTTTTTAAGAAAGCATGTGAGGAGAAAATTGAACTGCAAATTGCTACTTATGGATGTATGCTGCAGTCACTGACTACAGAAATGAGAATAGTGGAAGCTATTTGGGTGTATCGGCTGATTTGTGAGAGGGGTATTGTGGTGGACGATAATAGTTATAATGCATTTGCTAATGTTCTTTGCAAGAAAGTGCAATTTGAGGAGGGTTTCGAGTTGTTAATGGATGTTATAAGAAGAGGGTTTAGTCCCTGTGCATCAGAGTTGTCTGGATTTATATCATTTCTTTGCGGCAGGCGTAGATGGAGAGAAGCAGAAGATGTGTTGAACTCAGTTCTAGACAAAGGACTACTACCGGATCTGACTTCTTGTTCCTCACTAGTACGGCATTACTGCTCCACAAGACGGATTAATTCAGCTACGGCACTGCACAGTAAGATGGAAAAGCTGAACGGCAGTTTGGATGCGACAACTTACAATGTACTTCTTGGCGGGCTTTTTGCAGCAAGGAGAGTTGAAGAAGCAGTGAGAGTGTTCGATTACATGAGAAGCCGCAACTTGATGAGCAGTGAAAGCTTTACGATCATGATTCGTGGGCTTTGTCAAGTAAAGGAGCTGCGAAAGGCCATGAAAATTCATGATGAGATGTTAAAGCTGGGACTTAAGCCCCCTGTAGCCACTTATAGAAGGCTGATACATGGATTCAGGCCTTGA
- the LOC126785793 gene encoding probable dolichyl-diphosphooligosaccharide--protein glycosyltransferase subunit 3 has translation MSYGLPKSQQSTLKNPSLLLLPHKIRNPKISSSAKMRRTMSPIPKLPLLLLLCSLLSLAAADSDLVSELQSLQSRSPSGVIRLTDHTVARFLTSAAAARRPYSLLIFFDAAKLHDKPELHLSDLRREFTLVAASFISNNAASSKLFFADIEFQDSQASFAQFGVNSLPHIRLVGPAHSPKDSVQMEQGDFSRLAESMSEFIESKTKLTVGPIHRPPMFSRNQIILAVMAFLIWTPFIVKKILTGKTLVHDPRVWLSGAVFVYFFSVSGAMHNIIRKMPMFLADRNDPNKLIFFYQGSGMQLGTEGFAIGFLYTIVGLLLAFSTRVLVRVRNLNVQRVVMLAALVVSFWAVKKVVYLDNWKTGYGIHAFWPTSWK, from the coding sequence ATGTCGTACGGGTTACCAAAAAGTCAACAGTCAACACTCAAAAAtccaagtcttcttcttcttcctcacaaaatcagaaaccctaAGATTTCCTCATCTGCAAAAATGAGGAGAACAATGTCTCCAATTCCCAAACtacccctcctcctcctcctttgcAGCCTCCTCTCTCTCGCCGCCGCCGATTCGGACCTCGTCTCGGAGCTCCAATCGCTCCAATCCCGATCCCCCTCCGGCGTGATCCGCCTCACGGACCACACCGTCGCCCGCTTCCTcacctccgccgccgccgcccgCCGCCCCTACTCCCTCCTCATCTTTTTCGACGCCGCCAAGCTCCATGATAAGCCGGAGCTCCACCTCTCCGACCTCCGCCGCGAGTTCACCCTCGTCGCCGCCTCCTTCATCTCCAACAACGCCGCCTCCTCCAAGCTGTTCTTCGCCGACATCGAATTCCAAGACTCCCAAGCCTCCTTCGCCCAGTTCGGCGTCAACTCCCTGCCCCACATCCGCCTCGTCGGGCCGGCCCACAGCCCGAAAGACTCCGTCCAGATGGAGCAGGGCGACTTCTCCCGACTCGCCGAGTCAATGTCCGAGTTCATCGAGTCCAAGACAAAGCTCACCGTCGGACCGATCCACCGGCCGCCGATGTTCTCCCGCAACCAGATCATCCTCGCGGTCATGGCCTTCCTGATCTGGACTCCGTTCATCGTGAAGAAGATCCTCACCGGAAAAACACTTGTTCATGATCCCAGGGTTTGGCTCAGCGGCGCCGTTTTCGTCTACTTCTTCAGTGTTAGTGGTGCAATGCACAACATTATCAGGAAGATGCCGATGTTCTTGGCCGACCGGAACGATCCGAACAAGCTGATCTTCTTTTACCAGGGCTCAGGAATGCAGCTAGGAACAGAGGGGTTCGCCATTGGATTCTTGTACACCATTGTCGGGCTGCTGCTGGCATTTTCGACTAGGGTGCTTGTGAGAGTGAGGAATTTGAATGTGCAGCGTGTTGTTATGCTCGCGGCGCTGGTGGTGTCGTTTTGGGCTGTGAAGAAGGTGGTGTATTTGGATAACTGGAAGACAGGGTATGGGATACATGCTTTCTGGCCTACGAGCTGGAAATGA
- the LOC126785805 gene encoding nuclear transport factor 2B-like: MEEQVDMVGRAFVDHYYLLFDSNRASLSTLYQPTSMLSFEGQKIFGAEDIAAKLNQLPFDQCKHLISTIDSQPSSTSGGIVVFVSGSLQLPGEEHLLRFSQMFHLIPTPQGSFFVQNDIFRLNYG; this comes from the exons ATGGAAGAACAAGTTGATATGGTGGGAAGGGCATTTGTGGATCATTATTACCTTCTTTTCGACAGTAATAGAGCTTCCCTTTCTACTCTATATCAACCAACCTCTATGTTGAGCTTTGAGGGCCAAAAAATTTTCGGGGCTGAGGATATAGCTGCAAAGCTTAATCAGTTACCTTTCGATCAATGCAAGCATCTGATCAGCACTATCGATTCTCAGCCATCATCGACATCCGGTGGCATTGTGGTCTTTGTCAGCGGCAGCCTCCAATTACCGGGGGAAGAACACCTCCTCAGATTTAGCCAG ATGTTCCACTTGATTCCAACTCCACAAGGAAGCTTTTTTGTCCAGAATGATATATTTCGTCTGAATTATGGTTAA